A part of Amycolatopsis lurida genomic DNA contains:
- a CDS encoding ParB/RepB/Spo0J family partition protein — MSERRGGLGRGLAALIPTGPPPGSAAPAENGSPVPSAPASKPAGPDDKGWFAANGAAGSHGGAVAGAVYREVPVSQIKPNPKQPRQVFDEDALNELEHSIREFGLMQPIVVRELGTDEYELVMGERRLRASQLAELEAIPAIVRQTADEAMLRDALLENIHRVQLNPLEEAAAYQQLLDEFAVTHEELAGRIGRSRPVITNTIRLLKLPLAVQRRVAAGVLSAGHARALLSLEDADSQEELAARIVAEGMSVRATEEAVTLKKSEKPAKPKPAPRKPIQAPGLQELANRLSDRFDTRVKVDLGRRKGRITLEFGSVDDLERIVALMDQNQANQTRETD, encoded by the coding sequence ATGAGCGAGCGCAGAGGGGGGCTCGGGCGCGGGCTCGCCGCCCTGATCCCCACCGGCCCGCCGCCGGGTTCGGCGGCCCCGGCCGAGAACGGCTCCCCCGTCCCGTCCGCGCCCGCGAGCAAGCCGGCCGGGCCGGATGACAAGGGCTGGTTCGCGGCCAACGGCGCGGCCGGTTCGCACGGTGGCGCGGTCGCCGGCGCGGTCTACCGCGAGGTGCCGGTCAGCCAGATCAAGCCGAACCCGAAGCAGCCGCGGCAGGTCTTCGACGAGGACGCGCTCAACGAGCTGGAGCACTCCATCCGCGAGTTCGGGCTCATGCAGCCCATCGTGGTCCGGGAGCTCGGCACGGACGAGTACGAACTCGTCATGGGCGAGCGGCGCCTGCGTGCCTCCCAACTGGCGGAGCTGGAGGCGATCCCGGCGATCGTCCGGCAGACCGCCGACGAGGCGATGCTGCGCGACGCGCTGCTTGAGAACATCCACCGCGTTCAGCTCAACCCGCTCGAAGAGGCGGCCGCGTATCAGCAGCTGCTCGACGAGTTCGCGGTCACGCACGAGGAGCTGGCGGGCCGGATCGGGCGCAGCCGACCGGTCATCACCAACACGATCCGCTTGCTCAAACTCCCCCTCGCGGTCCAGCGACGGGTCGCGGCCGGGGTGCTTTCGGCGGGCCACGCGCGGGCGCTGCTCTCCCTCGAAGACGCCGACAGTCAGGAAGAGCTGGCCGCGCGGATCGTCGCGGAAGGCATGTCGGTCCGCGCGACCGAAGAAGCCGTCACGCTCAAGAAGAGCGAAAAGCCGGCCAAGCCGAAGCCCGCTCCCCGCAAGCCGATCCAAGCTCCCGGTCTTCAGGAACTGGCGAACCGGCTCTCTGACCGGTTCGACACTCGCGTGAAGGTCGACTTGGGTCGCCGCAAAGGCCGGATCACGCTCGAATTCGGGTCTGTTGACGATCTTGAACGCATCGTGGCACTGATGGACCAAAATCAGGCAAATCAGACACGTGAAACCGATTAG
- the rsmG gene encoding 16S rRNA (guanine(527)-N(7))-methyltransferase RsmG — protein MGLDGVAASVRSAASEVFGDRVEQAVGYVELLERHGVERGLIGPREVDRLWERHVLNSAVIGERIPDGARVVDVGSGAGLPGVPLAISRPDLDIVLLEPMARRVDWLAEVAEKLELPITVVRGRAEERQVREELGDADVVTARAVAPLARLANWCLPLVRSQGALVALKGASAGEEIERDRAAVRKAGGGEPEVFECGTKVLEVPSTVVVIHRLPPKPSRSRRRS, from the coding sequence GTGGGCTTGGACGGGGTCGCCGCATCGGTACGGAGTGCGGCGTCGGAAGTATTCGGAGACCGCGTCGAGCAAGCCGTCGGCTACGTCGAACTCCTGGAGCGGCACGGGGTCGAGCGCGGGCTCATCGGGCCTCGGGAGGTCGACCGGCTGTGGGAGCGTCACGTCCTCAACTCCGCCGTGATCGGCGAGCGGATCCCCGACGGCGCCCGCGTGGTCGACGTCGGCTCGGGCGCGGGCCTTCCGGGTGTACCGCTCGCGATCAGCCGACCGGACCTCGATATCGTTCTGCTCGAACCGATGGCCCGCCGGGTCGACTGGCTGGCCGAGGTTGCCGAGAAGCTGGAACTCCCCATCACCGTTGTCCGCGGGCGCGCGGAGGAGCGGCAGGTACGTGAGGAGCTCGGTGACGCGGATGTCGTCACCGCCCGGGCGGTCGCTCCGTTGGCCCGGCTCGCGAACTGGTGTCTCCCGCTCGTGCGTTCCCAAGGTGCTCTGGTCGCCCTCAAAGGAGCGAGCGCTGGAGAGGAAATCGAACGCGATCGGGCCGCCGTCCGGAAGGCAGGCGGCGGCGAGCCGGAAGTCTTCGAGTGCGGCACCAAGGTGCTTGAGGTCCCCAGCACGGTCGTCGTGATCCATCGTCTGCCCCCGAAACCGTCTCGATCGCGCAGGCGTAGCTAG
- the rnpA gene encoding ribonuclease P protein component, whose product MLPAAARLRRSEDFRAVMRRGAKAGRRRLVVHALTTDPPDAADAARAGFVVSKAVGNSVVRHRVSRRLRHLVSARLGTLPPGSSLVIRALPPAADASSAELGSDLDASLRRLGLSGKSRQTRPPDNGSAV is encoded by the coding sequence GTGCTGCCGGCCGCCGCGAGGTTGCGGCGCAGTGAGGATTTCCGTGCCGTGATGCGGCGTGGGGCCAAGGCAGGCAGGCGCCGCCTCGTCGTCCATGCGTTGACCACGGACCCGCCCGATGCCGCCGATGCGGCCCGGGCGGGTTTTGTGGTGAGCAAGGCCGTGGGGAACTCGGTGGTCCGCCACCGCGTCTCCCGCCGGTTGAGGCATCTCGTTTCCGCCAGGCTCGGAACACTGCCGCCGGGAAGCTCGTTGGTGATACGGGCACTACCACCGGCCGCGGACGCGTCCAGCGCGGAACTCGGTTCGGACCTCGACGCGTCGTTGCGGCGTCTCGGGCTGTCCGGGAAGTCCCGCCAGACGCGACCACCCGACAACGGATCAGCGGTGTAA
- the dnaN gene encoding DNA polymerase III subunit beta: MKIRVERDGLADAVAWVARSLPSRPPVPVLGGVLLDAGSDGTSDALTVSGFDYEVSATVGVPATIADGGRLLVSGRLLADITKSLPAQPVEISVDGARATITCGSARFSLPTMPVEDYPQLPSQPAFAGELTGDAFGQAVTQVVVAAGKDDTLPMLTGMRLEISGSSLTLVATDRFRLAMREFTWEPAEGLSDAAVLVPARTLAEAAKTLGASGAKIRLALASGEGLLGLSGSGRYTTTRLLDAEFPPYRQLLPAQHTSRAVIEVSALAESIKRVSLVAERGTQVRLEFNDGSLRLSAGGDDEGSAEEELQVDYEGEPVTIAFNPGYLVDGLGALNANRAELTFTTPNRPALIKPADEEGNVVPGYLYLLMPVRLPG, encoded by the coding sequence ATGAAGATCCGCGTCGAGCGTGACGGGCTGGCCGACGCCGTCGCGTGGGTGGCGAGAAGCCTCCCGTCGCGGCCCCCGGTCCCGGTGCTGGGCGGTGTCCTGCTCGATGCGGGATCCGACGGGACGAGTGACGCCCTCACCGTCTCCGGATTCGATTACGAGGTCTCCGCCACGGTCGGCGTCCCGGCCACCATCGCCGACGGCGGCCGTCTCCTGGTCTCCGGCCGCCTGCTGGCCGACATCACCAAGTCGCTGCCCGCGCAGCCGGTCGAGATCTCCGTCGACGGCGCCCGCGCGACCATCACCTGCGGCTCCGCGCGTTTCTCCCTGCCGACCATGCCGGTCGAGGACTACCCGCAGCTCCCGTCCCAGCCCGCCTTCGCCGGTGAACTCACCGGTGACGCGTTCGGCCAGGCCGTCACGCAGGTCGTCGTCGCCGCGGGCAAGGACGACACGCTCCCGATGCTGACCGGCATGCGGCTGGAGATCTCCGGCTCTTCGCTGACCCTGGTCGCCACCGACCGCTTCCGCCTCGCGATGCGCGAGTTCACCTGGGAGCCGGCCGAGGGGCTGTCCGACGCCGCGGTGCTCGTCCCGGCGCGCACGCTCGCCGAGGCCGCGAAGACGCTCGGTGCCAGTGGAGCCAAGATCCGGCTCGCGCTCGCCAGCGGCGAAGGCCTCCTCGGTCTCTCCGGCTCCGGCCGCTACACCACGACCCGTCTCCTCGACGCGGAGTTCCCGCCGTACCGGCAGCTGCTGCCCGCGCAGCACACGTCGCGCGCGGTCATCGAGGTCTCCGCGCTCGCCGAGTCCATCAAGCGTGTTTCGCTCGTCGCCGAGCGTGGCACCCAGGTGCGGCTGGAGTTCAACGACGGTTCGCTGCGGCTCTCCGCCGGTGGCGACGACGAGGGCTCGGCCGAAGAAGAGCTTCAGGTCGACTACGAGGGTGAGCCGGTGACCATCGCGTTCAACCCGGGTTACCTCGTCGACGGGCTCGGCGCGCTGAACGCGAACCGGGCGGAACTGACGTTCACCACCCCGAACCGGCCGGCGCTGATCAAGCCCGCCGACGAGGAGGGCAACGTCGTCCCCGGCTACCTGTACCTCCTGATGCCGGTTCGCCTCCCGGGCTGA
- the dnaA gene encoding chromosomal replication initiator protein DnaA yields the protein MSDHQHNLGVIWEQVVRELSDGTLSPQQRAWMRVTRPIGLLDGTALLAAPSDFAKEAIERALRGAITEALSRRLGRAVSLAVKVDSTEPSMPPPPPSPGPRYEPTSPSRVENGSGPVPGPPPLPEGDGMLSPTRPRPEPPKPRPPRQQPVDNSLNDGDDSDEEVDEEGEALAAVTEIWPTFSGQPIAGQPYTAPAQPQTSKTKLNEKYTFDTFVIGASNRFAHAAAVAVAEAPARAYNPLFIWGESGLGKTHLLHAVGHYAQRLFPGMRVRYVSTEEFTNDFINSLRDDRKVAFQRRYRDIDILLVDDIQFLEGKEGTQEEFFHTFNTLHNANKQIVVSSDRPPKRLETLEDRLRTRFEWGLITDIQPPELETRIAILRKKAAQDRLAVPGEVLEFIASRVEANIRELEGALIRVTAFASLNQQPVDVALAEIVLRDLIPDSHAPEITAPTIMGVTSEFFDVTLDDLCGPGKTKALATARQIAMYLCRELTDMSLPKIGQTFGGRDHTTVMHADKKIRKEMAERRRIYDQVQELTSRIKQRARQ from the coding sequence GTGTCCGATCACCAGCACAATCTTGGCGTCATCTGGGAACAGGTCGTGCGCGAGCTGTCGGACGGCACCCTCTCCCCGCAGCAGCGCGCCTGGATGCGGGTGACCCGGCCGATCGGCCTGCTCGACGGCACCGCGCTCCTCGCCGCTCCCAGCGACTTCGCCAAGGAAGCGATCGAGCGCGCCCTCCGCGGCGCCATCACCGAAGCCCTCTCGCGCCGGCTCGGCCGCGCGGTCTCCCTCGCGGTGAAGGTCGACAGCACCGAGCCGTCGATGCCTCCGCCGCCGCCCTCGCCCGGCCCCCGCTACGAACCGACGTCACCCAGCCGGGTGGAAAACGGTTCCGGTCCGGTGCCGGGTCCTCCTCCGCTGCCCGAAGGCGACGGCATGCTTTCCCCGACCAGGCCCCGGCCCGAGCCTCCGAAACCGAGGCCGCCGAGGCAGCAGCCGGTGGACAACAGCCTCAACGATGGCGATGACAGCGATGAAGAAGTCGACGAAGAGGGCGAGGCCCTCGCCGCCGTGACCGAGATCTGGCCGACGTTCTCCGGACAGCCGATCGCGGGTCAGCCGTACACCGCGCCCGCACAGCCGCAGACGTCGAAGACGAAGCTCAACGAGAAATACACGTTCGACACCTTCGTCATCGGCGCGTCGAACCGCTTCGCGCACGCGGCCGCGGTCGCCGTCGCCGAGGCGCCCGCGCGTGCGTACAACCCGCTGTTCATCTGGGGAGAGTCCGGACTCGGGAAGACCCACCTGCTGCACGCGGTCGGGCACTACGCCCAGCGGCTGTTCCCCGGCATGCGCGTGCGGTACGTGTCGACCGAAGAGTTCACCAACGACTTCATCAACTCGCTGCGCGACGACCGCAAGGTCGCCTTCCAGCGCCGCTACCGCGACATCGACATCCTGCTCGTCGACGACATCCAGTTCCTGGAAGGCAAAGAAGGTACGCAGGAAGAGTTCTTCCACACCTTCAACACCCTCCACAACGCGAACAAGCAGATCGTCGTCTCCTCCGACCGCCCGCCGAAGCGCCTCGAAACGCTGGAAGACCGGCTGCGCACGCGGTTCGAGTGGGGCCTCATCACCGACATCCAGCCGCCCGAACTCGAAACGCGGATCGCGATCCTTCGCAAGAAGGCCGCGCAGGACCGGCTCGCGGTTCCCGGCGAGGTCCTGGAATTCATCGCTTCGCGCGTCGAGGCGAACATCCGGGAACTCGAAGGCGCGCTCATCCGCGTCACCGCCTTCGCGTCGCTGAACCAGCAACCCGTCGACGTCGCGCTCGCCGAAATCGTACTCCGGGACCTCATCCCGGATTCGCACGCGCCGGAGATCACCGCGCCGACCATCATGGGCGTCACGTCCGAGTTCTTCGACGTGACCCTCGACGACCTCTGCGGCCCCGGCAAGACGAAGGCGCTCGCGACCGCGCGCCAGATCGCGATGTACCTCTGCCGCGAACTGACCGACATGTCCCTGCCGAAGATCGGGCAGACCTTCGGCGGCCGCGACCACACGACCGTCATGCACGCGGACAAGAAGATCCGCAAGGAGATGGCCGAACGACGGCGCATCTACGACCAGGTGCAGGAACTGACATCGAGGATCAAGCAACGAGCCAGGCAGTAG
- a CDS encoding ParA family protein, with the protein MTPPPSDPASSGQELGWTPIAEEAVRAASVLHPKEGALPRPNRRRVLTVANQKGGVGKTTSTVNLAAALAVHGLKTLVIDLDPQGNASTALDIDHRSGTPSIYEVLIGEVSLAEAAAQSEQSPNLYCVPATIDLAGAEIELVSMASREMRLKEALSSEILDEIGVDYVFIDCPPSLGLLTVNAMVAAQEVLIPIQCEYYALEGLGQLLSNIELVQAHLNRELSVSTILLTMYDGRTKLADQVTNEVRNHFGDTVLKTVIPRSVKVSEAPGYGQTVLAYDPGSRGAMSYVDAAKEIAQRGVEMKERSGTA; encoded by the coding sequence GTGACTCCCCCGCCGTCCGACCCTGCGAGCTCCGGCCAGGAACTCGGCTGGACGCCCATCGCCGAAGAAGCCGTCCGCGCCGCCAGCGTGCTGCACCCCAAGGAGGGTGCGCTCCCCCGGCCGAATCGCCGGCGGGTGCTGACGGTTGCCAACCAGAAGGGCGGCGTCGGCAAGACGACGAGCACGGTGAACCTCGCCGCCGCCCTGGCCGTCCACGGGCTCAAGACGCTCGTGATCGACCTCGACCCCCAGGGCAACGCGAGCACCGCGCTCGACATCGACCACCGATCCGGCACGCCGTCGATCTACGAGGTGCTGATCGGCGAGGTGTCGCTCGCCGAAGCGGCGGCCCAGAGCGAGCAGTCGCCCAACCTCTACTGCGTGCCCGCGACCATCGATCTCGCCGGTGCCGAGATCGAACTCGTCTCCATGGCGTCCCGCGAGATGCGGCTCAAGGAGGCGCTGTCGTCCGAGATCCTCGACGAGATCGGCGTCGACTACGTCTTCATCGACTGCCCGCCGTCGCTCGGCCTGCTGACCGTCAACGCGATGGTCGCCGCGCAGGAGGTGCTGATCCCGATCCAGTGTGAGTACTACGCGCTCGAAGGTCTGGGTCAGCTGCTGAGCAACATCGAGCTCGTCCAGGCGCACCTGAACCGCGAACTCAGCGTCTCCACGATCCTGCTCACCATGTACGACGGCCGGACGAAGCTGGCCGATCAGGTGACGAACGAGGTCCGGAACCACTTCGGGGACACTGTTCTCAAGACGGTGATCCCGCGCAGCGTGAAGGTCTCCGAGGCCCCCGGATACGGGCAGACGGTCCTCGCGTACGACCCCGGTTCTCGGGGCGCGATGAGCTACGTGGACGCGGCCAAGGAGATCGCGCAGCGTGGAGTGGAGATGAAGGAAAGGAGCGGTACGGCATGA
- the yidD gene encoding membrane protein insertion efficiency factor YidD, with product MRATENETTEDARPGPVAWVLLLPIKLYRKAISPFFPPACRFYPSCSAYAVEALTRHGAGRGSYLAVRRLLRCGPWTMPGRDPVPETFSWRHRRPETPIEE from the coding sequence ATGCGAGCCACCGAGAACGAGACCACCGAAGACGCCCGGCCCGGCCCGGTGGCATGGGTGCTGCTCCTGCCCATCAAGCTGTACCGCAAGGCGATCTCCCCCTTCTTTCCTCCGGCGTGCCGGTTCTACCCGAGCTGTAGCGCGTACGCCGTCGAGGCACTGACCCGGCACGGCGCCGGCCGCGGTAGCTATCTCGCGGTCCGGCGTCTGCTGCGCTGTGGCCCGTGGACCATGCCCGGGCGCGACCCGGTACCCGAGACGTTCTCGTGGCGCCACCGCCGACCTGAAACACCGATCGAGGAGTAG
- the rpmH gene encoding 50S ribosomal protein L34, which yields MSKGKRTFQPNNRRRARVHGFRLRMRTRAGRAILAARRRKGRGALSA from the coding sequence GTGAGCAAGGGTAAGCGCACCTTCCAGCCGAACAACCGCCGACGCGCCCGGGTCCACGGGTTCCGGCTTCGGATGCGGACCCGCGCCGGCCGGGCCATCCTGGCGGCTCGCCGTCGCAAGGGCCGCGGCGCACTGTCCGCCTGA
- a CDS encoding protein jag: protein MAETIDTIDAEENSAADVETAAEETARKGGVDDDVLVKEGDIAGDYLERLLDLLDYDGDIDLDVEAGRAIVSIDGGEDLEKLVGPRGTVLEALQELTRLAVQQETGSRSRLMLDIAGWRADRREELRELGRSTAETVVSSGERVRLQPMSPFERKVVHDAVAAVDGVKSESEGEDPKRRVVIFPA, encoded by the coding sequence ATGGCGGAGACGATCGACACGATCGACGCCGAGGAGAACAGCGCGGCCGACGTTGAGACCGCCGCTGAAGAGACCGCTCGCAAGGGAGGTGTCGACGACGACGTCCTCGTAAAGGAGGGCGACATCGCCGGCGACTACCTCGAGCGGCTGCTCGATCTTTTGGACTACGACGGCGACATCGACCTCGATGTCGAAGCGGGCCGCGCGATCGTCAGCATCGACGGCGGCGAAGACCTGGAGAAGCTCGTTGGCCCCCGCGGCACCGTCCTCGAGGCGCTGCAGGAGCTGACGCGGCTGGCGGTGCAGCAGGAGACCGGTTCGCGGAGCCGCCTGATGCTGGACATCGCGGGCTGGCGCGCGGACCGTCGCGAGGAGCTTCGCGAACTCGGTCGCTCGACCGCCGAGACGGTGGTCTCCTCCGGCGAGCGGGTGCGGTTGCAGCCGATGAGCCCGTTCGAGCGGAAGGTCGTGCACGACGCGGTCGCCGCCGTCGACGGGGTCAAGAGCGAGAGTGAAGGAGAGGACCCCAAGCGTCGGGTCGTCATCTTCCCCGCCTGA
- the yidC gene encoding membrane protein insertase YidC — protein MLDFIYYPVSFILWCWHKVFGLVFGEANAISWVLAIIFLTVTVRGIMFKPFVNQVRSMKKMQDFAPEMKKIQKKYSNDRQRQAMEMQKLQKEHGVNPLGSCLPMLLQIPVFIGLNHVLRMFTINPYGGPKTENYYFDQAGVESYVHAKLFGVNLGDAIYTGVDMVSGGNTAAGFHWGVAPVAIPLMIVASIATHLTARHSVQRQNPESATPQTAMMNKLTMYVFPIGVLVFGALFPIGLLIYWLANNGWTLMQQRLVYTKIDKEEEARKAAEKEKRANLGPKPGQKPTAPRPGQKPVQQKRNKQSSGGQVKKAGSPHGFAQTDSSAAEKQDAKDGTAESSTNGSKENGADVPGLISDSTKKSGRKRR, from the coding sequence GTGCTCGACTTCATCTACTACCCCGTGTCCTTCATCTTGTGGTGTTGGCACAAGGTCTTCGGGCTCGTGTTCGGTGAGGCGAACGCGATCTCCTGGGTCCTCGCGATCATCTTCCTGACGGTCACCGTCCGCGGCATCATGTTCAAGCCGTTCGTGAACCAGGTCCGGTCGATGAAGAAGATGCAGGACTTCGCGCCGGAAATGAAGAAGATCCAGAAGAAGTACTCCAACGACCGGCAGCGCCAGGCGATGGAGATGCAGAAGCTCCAGAAGGAGCACGGCGTCAACCCGCTGGGCAGCTGCCTGCCGATGCTGCTTCAGATCCCGGTCTTCATCGGTCTGAACCACGTCCTGCGGATGTTCACGATCAACCCGTACGGCGGGCCGAAGACCGAGAACTACTACTTCGATCAGGCCGGCGTCGAGTCTTACGTTCACGCGAAGCTGTTCGGCGTCAACCTCGGCGACGCGATCTACACCGGCGTCGACATGGTCAGCGGCGGGAACACGGCTGCCGGGTTCCACTGGGGCGTCGCGCCCGTCGCGATCCCGCTGATGATCGTCGCGAGTATCGCGACGCACCTCACCGCGCGGCACTCGGTCCAGCGCCAGAACCCCGAGTCGGCCACCCCGCAGACCGCGATGATGAACAAGCTGACGATGTACGTCTTCCCGATCGGTGTCCTCGTCTTCGGTGCCCTGTTCCCGATCGGTCTGCTCATCTACTGGCTCGCCAACAACGGCTGGACCCTGATGCAGCAGCGCCTCGTCTACACGAAGATCGACAAGGAAGAAGAGGCCCGCAAGGCGGCCGAGAAGGAGAAGCGCGCGAACCTGGGCCCGAAGCCCGGCCAGAAGCCGACCGCGCCGCGCCCCGGCCAGAAGCCGGTCCAGCAGAAGCGGAACAAGCAGTCCTCCGGCGGTCAGGTCAAGAAGGCGGGCTCGCCGCACGGCTTCGCCCAGACCGACTCCTCCGCCGCGGAGAAGCAGGACGCCAAAGACGGAACAGCCGAGTCGTCGACGAACGGCTCGAAGGAGAACGGCGCGGACGTGCCCGGTCTCATCTCGGACTCGACTAAGAAATCGGGCCGGAAGCGTCGCTGA